The genomic segment AACAACGTCGATCGCCTGCAGCTTCCGGGCAAGGCGCTCTACAGCACGATGCTCAACGAGGCCGGTGGCGTCATCGACGATCTCATCGTCTACCATCTCGCTGCAGAGGACTTCCGCGTCGTCATCAACGCCGCGACCGCCGCCAACGACCTGCGCTGGATGACGGCCCGCCGCGACGAGTGGGGCCTGGCGGTGACGATCCGCGCGCGCCGGGAAGGCGCGGACGCGCTGGCGATGATTGCCGTGCAGGGCCCGCAGGCGAGGCAGAAGGTGTGGCAGGCGCTGCCCGAATGCCAGCCGGCCAGTGCCGCCCTGCAGCCCTTCTTCGCCGCCGCCGTCGGTGAACTCCTGATCGCCCGCACCGGTTACACCGGCGAGGACGGCTACGAGATCACGCTGCCCGCCGCGCAGGCCGTCGGGCTGTGGCAGCGCCTTGCCGAGGCGGGCGCGCGGCCCTGTGGTCTCGGTGCGCGCGACACGCTGCGCCTCGAGGCGGGAATGAATCTCTATGGCCAGGACATGGACGAGAGCGTGTCGCCGCTCGACGCCGGGCTGGCGTGGACCGTCGACCTCGCTGCGCCGCGCGACTTCGTCGGCAAGGCGGCGTTGCTGGCGAAACCGCAGCAGCACCGCTTCCTCGGCCTGCTGCTCCTCGACCGCGGCGTCCTGCGCGCCCACCAGCGGGTCGACAGCGCGCATGGCCAGGGGGAGATCACCAGCGGCAGCTTCTCGCCGACGCTGCAGCAGTCGATCGCCCTCGCCCGCCTGCCGCTGCCCGCCGCCGTCGGCGACGTCGTCCAGGTCAGCGTGCGCGACAGGCCGCTGGCGGCGCGTGTCGTCAAACCCTGCTTCGTCAGGAACGGCAGCATCCTCGTTTGATCCCGACCTGACCCACACCAGCCCTGCTTCCACTCATCAGGAGAGACCGTGAACATCCCGACCGACCTCAAATACACCCGCAGCCACGAATGGGTCCGCATCGAAGCCGACGGAGCGATCAGCGTCGGCATCACCGATCATGCGCAGGAATTGCTCGGCGACCTCGTCTTCATCGAATTGCCCGAGCCGGGACGCGAGTTGGCCGCCGGGCAGGAAGCGGCCGTCGTCGAATCGGTCAAGGCGGCGGCCGACGTCTATTCGCCGCTGTCGGGAAGCGTCATCGAGAACAACGCGGTGCTCGCCGATTCGCCCGAGCTGGTCAACCAGGACGCCTACGCGGCCTGGCTGTTCAGGATTCGTCCGGCGAGCGTCGCCGAGCTGGATGGCCTGCTCGACGCGGCCGCGTACCAAGAGATCGTTGCCGCCGCCTAGTCGCCGCGCGAACCACCGGAAGACACCATGGACGCCACCCCTCCCGCGCCGCCACTGGCGGCTCTCGAACGGCGCGACGACTTCGTCGGCCGCCACATCGGCCCGAACGCCGGCGAGATCGCCAGCATGCTGGCCAGCATCGGCGTTGCCAGCCTCGCCGAACTCGTCGCGCAGACGGTGCCGGCGGCGATCCGCCTGCCGGCGCCGCTGCCGCTCGCCGGACCGCGCAGCGAGATCGAGGCGCTGGCCGAGCTGCAGGCGATCGCGCGCCGCAACGACAAGCGGCATTCGCTGATCGGCATGGGCTACGCCGACAGCGTGACGCCAGCGGTCGTGCTGCGCAACCTGCTCGAGAATCCGGGCTGGTACACCGCCTACACGCCCTACCAGGCGGAACTCGCGCAGGGACGTCTGGAGGCGTTGCTCAATTACCAGCAGATGGTGATCGACCTGACCGGCCTCGAGCTGGCCAATGCCTCGCTGCTCGATGAGGCGACGGCGGCCGCCGAAGCGATGAGCATGGCCCGCCGGGTCAGCAGGTCGGCAGCGCAACGCTTCTTCGTCGACGCGGCGTGCCTGCCGCAGACCGCCGACGTGCTGCGCACCCGCGCCACCTGGTTCGGCTTCGAACTGGTCTTCGGCACGCCCGCCGAGGCGACGCGGCATGAGGTCTTCGGTGCGCTCTTCCAGTATCCGGACGATGCCGGCGAGGTCGCCGACCTCAGCGCGTCGATCGCCGCCGTCAAGGCGCGTGGCGGCGTCGTCGCCGTCGCCTCCGACCTGATGGCGCTGGTCCTGCTGCGCTCGCCCGGCGCGATGGGCGCCGACATCGCACTCGGTTCGGCGCAGCGCTTCGGCGTCCCGCTCGGTTTCGGTGGCCCGCATGCCGCCTTCTTCGCCACCCGTGACGAGTACAAGCGCGCCGTCCCCGGCCGCATCATCGGCGTCTCTGTCGACGCCCGCGGCAAGCGCGCGCTGCGCATGGCGCTGCAGACCCGCGAACAGCACATCCGGCGGGAAAAGGCCAATTCGAACATCTGCACCTCGCAGGTCCTGCTCGCCAACATCGCCGGCATGTACGCCGTCTACCACGGCCCGCAGGGGCTGCGCGGCATCGCCAGCCGCATCCACCGCCTCGCCGCCCTGCTCGCCGCCGGCCTGCGCGAGGGCGGGATCGAGCTGGGCAGCCGGCACTTTTTCGACACCGTGCGCCTGCGGCTGGCCGGCCGCGCTGCGGCGGTCCTGACGGCCGCCGCCGACGCCGGCTACAACCTGCGCCTCGTTTCCGCCGACGAACTCGCGATCGCGATCAACGAGAAGACGACGCGTGCCGACGTCGCTGCGCTGATCCAGCTGATCTCGGGCGTGGCTGCCGACCTCGACGGGCTCGACGAGCAACTGCGCCGTGCCGACCCCTTCCTGCCGGCGTCGCTGCTGCGCCCGGACGCGATCCTGACGCATCCGGTGTTCAACAGCCACCACACCGAGCACCAGATGCTGCGCTATCTGAAGAAGCTGCAGAACCGGGATCTGGCGCTCGACCATTCGATGATCTCGCTCGGCTCCTGCACCATGAAGCTCAACGCCAGCAGCGAGATGATCCCGATCACCTGGCCGGAGTTCAGCGACATCCACCCCTTCGCGCCGCTCGACCAGGCGCAGGGCTACCTGCGGATGATCGCCGACCTGGAAGCCTGGCTGAAGGCGATCACCGGTTTCGACGCCATCTGCCTGCAGCCGAACTCGGGCGCGCAGGGCGAGTACGCCGGCCTGGTCGCGATCGCCCGCTACCATGCCAGCCGGGGCGAAAGCCGCCGCAACGTCTGCCTGATCCCGAAATCGGCGCACGGCACCAATCCCGCCACGGCCCAGATGTGCGGCATGCGGGTGGTGGTCGTGGACTGTGACGACTCGGGCAACATCGATGTCGCCGACCTGGCGGCGAAGGCGGCACAGCATGCCGCCAACCTCGCCTGCCTGATGATCACCTATCCGTCGACGCACGGCGTCTTCGAGGAGGCGATCAGCGAGATCTGCGCCATCGTGCACCAGCATGGCGGCCAGGTCTACATGGACGGCGCCAACCTCAACGCCCAGGTCGGACTGACCTCGCCGGCGCTGATCGGCGCCGACGTCAGCCACATGAACCTGCACAAGACCTTCTGCATCCCGCATGGCGGCGGCGGCCCGGGCATGGGTCCGATCGGTCTCAAGGCACATCTCGCGCCGTTCATGGCCAACCACTGCGTGCAACCGGTTGCTGGCCCGCACCGCGGCCAGGGAGCGGTTGCCGCGGCGCCCTGGGGATCGGCGTCGATCCTGCCGATCTCCTGGATGTACATCGCGATGATGGGCGGCAGCGGACTGACGCGAGCGACCGAAGTGGCGATCCTCAACGCCAACTACATCGGCACCCGCCTGGCTCCGCATTACCCGGTGCTGTACACCGGCAGGAACGGCCGCGTCGCGCACGAGTGCATCCTCGACATCCGCCCGCTCAAGGCGGCGACCGGCGTTTCCGAGATCGACATCGCCAAGCGCCTGATGGACTATGGCTTCCACGCGCCGACGGTCAGCTTCCCGGTGGCGGGAACGATGATGGTCGAACCGACCGAATCGGAGGCAAAGGGCGAACTCGATCGCTTCATCGCCGCGATGATCGGCATTCGCCACGAGATCCGGCAGATCGAGAGCGGCCACTGGCCGGCCGACGACAACCCGCTGAAGCGCGCCCCGCACACCCAGGCCGACATCGTCGACGAGGCGTGGCAGCGGCCCTACAGCCGCCAGCAGGCGGCCTTTCCGCTGCCTTGGGTGGCGGAGAACAAGTTCTGGCCGAGCGTCAATCGCGTCGACGACGTGTACGGCGACCGCCATCTGTTCTGTTCCTGCATGCCGGTCGACGAGTCCGACGAGTCGGCGGAATCCGGCCCGGTCAACCACACCAGCGGAGTGAAGACATGAGCACAAGCATCCACGAGTTCAGCGCCGAGCTCCTCGGCGGCGGCACGCAGCCGCTGGCCGACTACGCCGGCAAGGTCCTGCTGATCGTCAACACCGCCAGCCAGTGCGGCTTCACGCCGCAGTACGCCGGCCTCGAGGCGCTTTACCAGCGCTATCGCGAGCGCGGCCTGGTCGTTCTCGGTTTTCCCTGCAACCAGTTCGGCGCGCAGGAGCCGGGCGATGCCAGCGAGATCGCCAGTTTCTGCCAGAAGAACTACGGCGTCAGCTTCCCGATGTTCGCCCGCATCGAGGTCAATGGCGACAACGCGCACCCGCTCTACCAGCATCTGAAGAAGGCCGCGCCGGGCCTGCTCGGCAGCGAGGCGATCAAGTGGAACTTCACCAAGTTCCTCGTCGATCGCGCGGGCGACGTCGTGCAGCGCTACGCCCCGGCAACCGCCCCGGACAGCATCGCCGACGACATCGAGAAACTGCTGTGAGCAACCACCGTCGGCAGACCGGCGACGACGGCAGGCGGCAGCCGCCGGCGTGCGCACGGCTGCCGGGCGACGACGAAACGCATGCACCGCGCTGAGTCGACGCCCGGATCGGCGCCGCTGCGGACTCCCGACCTCAGTGCCATGCTGCGCTGGCCGAACGTGCCGGCGTGCTACGGCTGGCTGGGACTCGATCGCCGCGGTCGCTGGCGCCTGCGCGGCGAAACGCTCACCCATGCCGGCCTCGTCGCCTTCCTCAACCGGCAGTACGGATGCGACCGGCAGGGCAACCATTTCGTCCAGAACGGTCCGCAGCGCGTCTACGTCGAGCTCGAGTACACCCCCTGGGTGGTGCGCCTGGGCGCCACCGGGCAGCTCGAGACGCACATCGGGACGCCGGTCGACGAGATTCGCGGCGCCGCCATCGACGAACAGGGCAACCTGCTGCTCGAGATCCCCGAGGGCGTTGCGCTGCTCTGCGACCACGACCTCGCTGCGCTGCACGGCTGCCTCCAGCTGGCGGACGGGATGCCGGCCGACGACGCCAGCGTGCTCGCCGCCATGTGCGCCGGCGACGGCGAGGCCAGCGCGCTGACGCTCTGCTGGCGCGGCCAACGGCTGCCGGTGCGTTCGCTCCGCCGGGCCGACGTCGCGCGACACTATGGCTTCGTCGCCATACCACGAGCAGGCGACGTGGAGGAAGGGCGTTGAACCCGCGGCAACTCGCCCTCGACGCCCTGCTGCTCGGCGACCCGGTGCTGAAATGCGCCGCCGTCGACGCCATGCCGCTGCCTGCCGGCGAGCGGACGCCGGCCGACCCGGACAGCAGCCGGCTGGCGCACGAAAGCCTGCCCGGCCGCTGCGCGCGGCCATTGCTGGTCGCGCCGGCGCAACTGGCGCAACGACCGGTCAGCACGCTCGCGGGACGCGCCGCGCTGTTCCACTCGCTGGCGCATATCGAGCTCAACGCCGTCAATCTGGCGCTCGACGCCGTCTGGCGCTTCGCCGGCATGCCGGGCGACTTCTACCGCGACTGGATCGGCGTCGCGCGTGAGGAGTCGCAACACTTCCAGTTGCTGCACCAGCACCTGCGGGCGATGGGCTACGCTTACGGCGACTTCCCGGCACACGACGGGCTCTGGGAAATGGCCGAGAAAACCCGTGACGACCTGCTGGCACGACTCGCGCTCGTGCCGCGCGTCCTCGAAGCGCGCGGCCTCGACGCCGCGCCGCTGATCCGCGACAAGCTGCGGCATGCCGGCGACGAGCACGGTGCGGCACT from the Accumulibacter sp. genome contains:
- the gcvP gene encoding aminomethyl-transferring glycine dehydrogenase, producing MDATPPAPPLAALERRDDFVGRHIGPNAGEIASMLASIGVASLAELVAQTVPAAIRLPAPLPLAGPRSEIEALAELQAIARRNDKRHSLIGMGYADSVTPAVVLRNLLENPGWYTAYTPYQAELAQGRLEALLNYQQMVIDLTGLELANASLLDEATAAAEAMSMARRVSRSAAQRFFVDAACLPQTADVLRTRATWFGFELVFGTPAEATRHEVFGALFQYPDDAGEVADLSASIAAVKARGGVVAVASDLMALVLLRSPGAMGADIALGSAQRFGVPLGFGGPHAAFFATRDEYKRAVPGRIIGVSVDARGKRALRMALQTREQHIRREKANSNICTSQVLLANIAGMYAVYHGPQGLRGIASRIHRLAALLAAGLREGGIELGSRHFFDTVRLRLAGRAAAVLTAAADAGYNLRLVSADELAIAINEKTTRADVAALIQLISGVAADLDGLDEQLRRADPFLPASLLRPDAILTHPVFNSHHTEHQMLRYLKKLQNRDLALDHSMISLGSCTMKLNASSEMIPITWPEFSDIHPFAPLDQAQGYLRMIADLEAWLKAITGFDAICLQPNSGAQGEYAGLVAIARYHASRGESRRNVCLIPKSAHGTNPATAQMCGMRVVVVDCDDSGNIDVADLAAKAAQHAANLACLMITYPSTHGVFEEAISEICAIVHQHGGQVYMDGANLNAQVGLTSPALIGADVSHMNLHKTFCIPHGGGGPGMGPIGLKAHLAPFMANHCVQPVAGPHRGQGAVAAAPWGSASILPISWMYIAMMGGSGLTRATEVAILNANYIGTRLAPHYPVLYTGRNGRVAHECILDIRPLKAATGVSEIDIAKRLMDYGFHAPTVSFPVAGTMMVEPTESEAKGELDRFIAAMIGIRHEIRQIESGHWPADDNPLKRAPHTQADIVDEAWQRPYSRQQAAFPLPWVAENKFWPSVNRVDDVYGDRHLFCSCMPVDESDESAESGPVNHTSGVKT
- the gcvH gene encoding glycine cleavage system protein GcvH, whose protein sequence is MNIPTDLKYTRSHEWVRIEADGAISVGITDHAQELLGDLVFIELPEPGRELAAGQEAAVVESVKAAADVYSPLSGSVIENNAVLADSPELVNQDAYAAWLFRIRPASVAELDGLLDAAAYQEIVAAA
- a CDS encoding DUF2946 family protein codes for the protein MHRAESTPGSAPLRTPDLSAMLRWPNVPACYGWLGLDRRGRWRLRGETLTHAGLVAFLNRQYGCDRQGNHFVQNGPQRVYVELEYTPWVVRLGATGQLETHIGTPVDEIRGAAIDEQGNLLLEIPEGVALLCDHDLAALHGCLQLADGMPADDASVLAAMCAGDGEASALTLCWRGQRLPVRSLRRADVARHYGFVAIPRAGDVEEGR
- the gcvT gene encoding glycine cleavage system aminomethyltransferase GcvT: MQKTVLNEEHRRSGARMVDFAGWEMPLHYGSQIEEHHAVRRDAGMFDVSHMCAVDVTGDDARAFLRRLLANNVDRLQLPGKALYSTMLNEAGGVIDDLIVYHLAAEDFRVVINAATAANDLRWMTARRDEWGLAVTIRARREGADALAMIAVQGPQARQKVWQALPECQPASAALQPFFAAAVGELLIARTGYTGEDGYEITLPAAQAVGLWQRLAEAGARPCGLGARDTLRLEAGMNLYGQDMDESVSPLDAGLAWTVDLAAPRDFVGKAALLAKPQQHRFLGLLLLDRGVLRAHQRVDSAHGQGEITSGSFSPTLQQSIALARLPLPAAVGDVVQVSVRDRPLAARVVKPCFVRNGSILV
- a CDS encoding glutathione peroxidase, with the translated sequence MSTSIHEFSAELLGGGTQPLADYAGKVLLIVNTASQCGFTPQYAGLEALYQRYRERGLVVLGFPCNQFGAQEPGDASEIASFCQKNYGVSFPMFARIEVNGDNAHPLYQHLKKAAPGLLGSEAIKWNFTKFLVDRAGDVVQRYAPATAPDSIADDIEKLL
- a CDS encoding ferritin-like domain-containing protein, with translation MNPRQLALDALLLGDPVLKCAAVDAMPLPAGERTPADPDSSRLAHESLPGRCARPLLVAPAQLAQRPVSTLAGRAALFHSLAHIELNAVNLALDAVWRFAGMPGDFYRDWIGVAREESQHFQLLHQHLRAMGYAYGDFPAHDGLWEMAEKTRDDLLARLALVPRVLEARGLDAAPLIRDKLRHAGDEHGAALLEIILRDEVAHVRIGNRWYHWLCERRGLDPLACQAELARRHRAPRPRGPFNLAARRAAGFDEQELAALQAG